The region ATTGCAAGGCAAGTTATGAAATTAATCACTTCTATTGCAAAAGGCCTTTGTCTAGCCTTTGCTGCTGTTTCACTGGTTGTTTGTAGCCTCTTTATCTCCGTCGCTCCCGCAGCCGCTGAAACCTTTACTGTGAAAATGGGTGCAGACAATGGCATGCTCGCTTTCGAGCCATCAAAGTTAACAGTTAAACCTGGTGACACTGTGAAGTGGGTCATCAACAAAGTGCCCCCCCACAACGTTGTTTTTGATGTATCCTCTGTCCCTGGTAGCGATAAAGCCCTGGCAACTTCTCTGTCTCATAAAAAGTTAGAAATGGCTCCTGGTGCTAGCTTCGAGCTAACCATCCCCGCTGATGCCCCTGTAGGTGAATACACTTACTACTGTGAGCCTCATCGGGGTGCTGGAATGGTTGGGAAGATTACCGTCGCTGGTTAGTTTCACCACTCGCTTTTCTAGTTTCATTGAGTTGTTTTTGCCTTTGGTCTGATTGGGTTTCTTCTCTCTCTTATTGTTCGAGAAGCATCACCAAGGCTTGAAGAGTAGTCCAGTTGATTGCTTTTAGTCCCTTTTGTTCTACTGTTGGAGAGGGAAACCCTTGAAAAAGCTGATACGCTCGTTGTTTTTCGCGATCGCCTGCTGGCTTGCTTTTTTCCATTCACCAGCCTATGCAGTAGACATCAGCAACGGAGCCAAGATCTTTAATGCAAATTGTTCAGCATGCCATGTTGGCGGAAACAACGTTATTATCTCCGGCAAAACTTTGAAGAAGGATGCGCTGGAGAAGTATGGGATGAACTCTTTAGAGGCAATTAAAGCCCAGGTGACAAACGGTAAAAATGCCATGCCTGCTTTTAAGAGTCGCCTAGATCAAACGCAAATCGAAGACGTTGCAGCCTTTGTATTGAGCCAATCTGCAAAAGGTTGGCAGTAAGCTCTTGATTTCATATTTTTTCCTTTTCCCCTTAGACTCTTCTAAGGGGAAATTTTTTGCTCTCATGAATCCTTCTTGAGCAAGGCGGATTATTCTCTCAATCCAGATATGGTCTTGATGTAATGAAATGATGAGAAAGGATGAGCAATCGTGGTTCCTATCCGAGATGAAAATCCAACTCGTATCACGCCCTACGTAACCTACGGACTGATTATTACAAACGTCCTGGTTTTTATATACGAACTTAGCCTATCGCAACCTGAATTAGATCGATTTCTAAAGGTTTGGGCGGTTGTGCCTCGTGAATTAACTATAAGTTGGTCTGGGGCAGGATCGCTGCATCCGGTCCCAGAATGGGTGACGTTGTTTACATCCCAATTTCTGCATGGGGGCTTTTTGCATCTTGCAGGGAACATGTTGTTTTTATGGATTTTTGGAAACAACGTAGAAGAATCGCTGGGGCATATTAAATATCTAGTCTTCTATCTTGTCTGTGGGGCATTAGCAGCCCTGACTCAATGGTTTTTCTCTGCCTATTCCCCTATTCCTTCCCTAGGTGCGAGTGGAGCGATCGCAGGGGTGATGGGCGCTTATATCCTGAAATATCCTAATGCCAAAGTGGTTACTCTAGTGC is a window of Leptolyngbyaceae cyanobacterium JSC-12 DNA encoding:
- a CDS encoding plastocyanin (IMG reference gene:2510095997~PFAM: Copper binding proteins, plastocyanin/azurin family~TIGRFAM: plastocyanin); amino-acid sequence: MKLITSIAKGLCLAFAAVSLVVCSLFISVAPAAAETFTVKMGADNGMLAFEPSKLTVKPGDTVKWVINKVPPHNVVFDVSSVPGSDKALATSLSHKKLEMAPGASFELTIPADAPVGEYTYYCEPHRGAGMVGKITVAG
- a CDS encoding cytochrome c, mono- and diheme variants family (IMG reference gene:2510095998~PFAM: Cytochrome c~manually curated) — encoded protein: MKKLIRSLFFAIACWLAFFHSPAYAVDISNGAKIFNANCSACHVGGNNVIISGKTLKKDALEKYGMNSLEAIKAQVTNGKNAMPAFKSRLDQTQIEDVAAFVLSQSAKGWQ
- a CDS encoding putative membrane protein (IMG reference gene:2510095999~PFAM: Rhomboid family), with translation MVPIRDENPTRITPYVTYGLIITNVLVFIYELSLSQPELDRFLKVWAVVPRELTISWSGAGSLHPVPEWVTLFTSQFLHGGFLHLAGNMLFLWIFGNNVEESLGHIKYLVFYLVCGALAALTQWFFSAYSPIPSLGASGAIAGVMGAYILKYPNAKVVTLVPLGIILAPIRIPAIFFLGFWFIQQALYGLVSLNTPMNIGMQSGGIAYWAHAGGFVFGAILGPILGLFSDRETNYNSF